DNA from Micromonospora nigra:
GCCGCCGGGGTGGCTCGGCCGCGCGGGGTGGCGGCGTTCACTCGCCGTCACCCCGCCCCCGTCGCGGCCCGAGCGCCCCAGCCCACGAACGCGCCCGTCGGCCCGTCGATCAGGCCGGCTGCGCCACCCGGCCCCGCCCCCGCCGGCCACGCCCGGTGGCCGGCCCCGTCTCGGCCGGCTCCTGTGGCGGCGCACCGGGCGCGTCATCATCGATGTCGGTCAGCGGTGTCAACTCGTCGGGGCCGGCGTCGAGGCCCTCCCCGGGACCGTCGAACGGATCCGCCGACAGGTCGCTACCGTCAGCCGACGCGTCGAACCCGACGGTCGACGAGTCGCCGCCCCGGAACGGAACGTCGGCACCGGCCGCACCCAGCATCTCGACGTCGTCGTCGACCGGGCGGTCGTCCGGCCGGGAGGGCGCCTCGTCGTCCGGCACCGCCTCGGTCATCTCGCCGTGCACCCGTTGCTCGGCCTCGGCGTCGGAGACCGCGCTGGTCGCCGTGCTCGGCCGGTTGCGCAGGAAGCGCGCCCGACCCCGGGACAGGTCGTGCCCCACGGCGACCGCCTCCAGTTCGTAGATCGTGCGGTGGTTGCCGGCGTCGTCGGTCCAGTCACGGGTGTAGAGCCGGCCGCAGACCACCACCGGGTCGCCGACCATGACCGAGGACGCCACCCCTTCGGCGAGCCGACGCCAGCAGTTGACCCGCACCCGCAGACTGTTGCCGTCGACCCAGCGACCGGTGTCCCGGTCGAGCCGCCGGGCGGTCGAGGCGACCTTGAAGTTGGCCACGAGGGTGTTGCTCTGGGTGGTGCGTCGCCACTCGGGTGCGGTGAGCACGTTCCCGACGATCGTGACGTAGGTGTCGAACATCGTCCCTCCAGGGGTGGTCGGCTGGGTTCTTCGCGAATCGACTCGCCGCCGAGCCTCGCGGGCCACGCCTGATCGAGGCCACCGCGGGAGCCGCCCCTGTGGACAGAAGCGTGGCCTGTGGACAACAACCTGATCAGGCTGTCGATGTGCTAGGTGAGACTCCGCCCCTGGTCACCCACCCCATCGACCTGAGCGCGATCCGGCCGACGGTCGCGCGATTCCGGAGAACCGTCACGACACCGACCGCCGACCCCGAGTGCGGCAGACGAAGCGCCCACCCCGGGCATCGACCGCCGGAACTTTCCGGAGGCCGGCAACACGAAGCGCCCGCCCCCCGAGCGTGGGGACGGGCGCCGCCGTACGAGTCAGGGGCGGTCAGGCCCGGCCGGCGACCTGCGCCACGAACGCCCTCCAAGCAGTCGGCTCGAACGCCAGCGCCGGACCGGCCTGGTCCTTCGAGTCGCGAACCGCTACGACGCCGGGCAGATTGTCGGCGACCTCAACGCAGTCCCCGCCGTTCCCGCTACTGCGGCTGCTCTTGCGCCACTTCGCGCCACTCAGCTCCATGACTCCGCCACTTCCTTGATCAGATCCACTGATTGCCAGTGGGACAACGCCTCACCCCGCACGTTCTCCCACGCCGCCAGTATCGCGGCGATGTCAGCGGTGTCGCTAACCACTTGCCCGTGCAGTTGAGTGTCCAGGTAGCCGGCCAGCCGGTGATCAGCGCTTGTGGCGATGACGAAGGGACCGTTCAGCCCTGCGTAAGCGCCGACAACAGAGGGCACCACGTGCAGCCGGACGTGCGGGGCATCACAAACAGCGACCAGGGCAAGCAACTGCGTCCGCATCGTTTCTCGGCCGCCGACCGGCCGACGAAGCGCGGCCTCGTCGACGACAGCAGTGAACTGCGGCGGATTCTCCCTGTCGAGGACCGCCTGGCGAGCAAGGCGGTTGGCGACCAACCGCTCGATGTCGCCGGGAGCATGCCGGCCGGCGGCAGTCAGTAGGGCACGGGCGTACGCCTCCGTCTGGAGCAAACCCGGCAACACGACACCTTGGTACGAGCGGAGGGACACAGCCTCACGCTCGATTTCCTGCCATGGACGGAACCAGGCCAACTCTCGACGTCTGGACGTGTCCGGCCAGATGTCCGCAACAGGGCGACCCAGTGCGTCCGCTGCTGCTGCCCGGTGGCTCGGGTGCGGAATTCGGTCTTCCGTCAGCCACCGTCCCACGGTCTTCGGGTCTACGCCTACTTGGGAAGCGAGGGCTTCGACGGTGTAACCGGTCTGACTCAGCGCAGCGCGAAGAGCATCGTTCACGGTCTGTCTCCGATAGATGTCCAAGATGTCTACTGGTCATGTTCTTACGCGGTGTCAGTGTCACGCTACACACCGCAAGGTGCTTTGTAGACGGCGACGTGGCTGGCGGCACGAAGAGTCCAGCGGCATCGCTGTCGAGGGGCCGACGCTGCTGGGCGAGCATCCGCGCGACGGCCCCTCTCCCGACTCGCCGACGATTGGGGTTCCACCGTGCCGCAAACGCCGCAGCCCTCGTCCGGGCCCGCTCCCGCCGCACGCTCCCGGTTGCCCAACATGGCGGGGTCGGGGTCGACCGGTCCGCTCGTCCCGCCGTTCCGAGGGCCCGGCCGCACCAACGCCGTTGTGGCGTCGCGGTGGGCCGCCCGCCGCAACGTCGGGCCGGCACGGTGAGCGTCGCCCCGCCGACGGTCACCCCCGGCGTATACCGACTGGCCCGCGCGGCGTCCCCGCAGTTCGTCGTCCCGATCACGGTGCGGATCTTCCGGCACCTGACCGACCGGCATCCGCCGTGGGGCTGGGCGTGGGTCGACTGCTACCAGCTCGACCACCGGGGCGACGCCATCGATCGACGGACCCTGTTCGTACTGGTCGAAGGGCTGGAACCGGCCCCCGAACCGGCTGCGGCCCCCGCTGTCGCACCCCGGCGGAGGCAGGCCCGTCGCGCGTCCGCGAGGGCCGGCGCGTGACGTACCGACACCGCCGCCGTCGCCACGTCACAGAGCACGATCCCGCCCGCCCGTCGTGGCGCTGCCGGGCGTGCGGCCGGCTGTGGCCCTGTTCGGTGGCGAAGTTGCTCCTGCTGGCGGCGTACCGGCAGCGCCGGGCCGAACTGATCGACCATCTCAAGGCGTTGTCGGCTCAGGCCGCCCAGGAGATCGCCGAGCAGCGCGGGGACGCCCCGCCGCCTGATCTCGGCGAACGATTCACCGCCTGGGCGACCCCTCGCTGGCCTGACTGGCCGGCCGGCCCGACTGGCCGACGGTGAGTCGGCCCACTCGGACCAGGGCGTTTCGGACGGGTCGGACGCTGGGTACAGCAACATCAGCCAGGTACCACCGACGGCACGCAGCCCACCCGGGCGGCCTGTCGTCCGACGAGAGGGGCCAGCGACGATGATCTGCTGCCGAAGCCGCACCGCCGTGCCGACCGAAGGCGAGGTGCGTCGATGAGCGCCGTCACGAACCCGGCCACCGTGGCGGAGTGCCTGCGGATGGGTGCCGGCTTCTCGCAGGGCGACCGGAACTGGATCGTCGAGCAGTTCGCTCCGCTCGACGCGCGGTTGGCCACCTTCCACGCCGACGCCACCGAGCTGGAGCTGTCGGTGAAGAACCGGGAAGCCAAGGGCCAGAAGGTCACCCTGGAGTGCTGGGTGGCCGGCCGGCAGAAGATCGTCGCCACCTCCACGGAGGAGGACCTGAACGCGGCGCTGCACGACGCCCGGGACGATCTGCGCCGCAGGCTCAACGACGCCAAGACCCGGCAGGAGCCGCGCAACAACAAGCACCTGCGGGACAACAGCCCCCCGACCCCCGCTGCGTCGACCAACCTCGACGAGCTGTCCGGGGCGGGGGCGACGACCGAGGAGAGGTGACAGACACCATGCCGAACGTCCAGCAACCGGAGATGCGCCGCAGCGGCGAGACCCGGCTGGTCCAGGACAGCGACGGCCCCGCCCCCGGCGGCGGCTCCTCGCCCAGCCGGGAGCACCGGTCGGTTCCGGTCGACCAGGTCTCCCCGTACGGCCCCGGCCGGAGCCGGGAGTCGACCTCCCACGAGCCGTCGGGCCGCGAGGCCGAGGGCGACTGAGACATCAACCCACCTGCCCCCGTCCGCCCGACCAGGGTGGGCGGGGGCTACCGCTCGGTAGCTTCCCGGCGTACCGTCGGCGGCGTGGAACCGGACGTGCTGGGTGAGCCCTACGAGCGGCACACCATCGACCTGGGCACCGACGACGAGGGACCGGTGGTCGCCACCCTGGTCCGCCGCCGGGCCGACCGCCCCACCGGGCGGGCCGTGCTCTACGTGCACGGCTTCGTCGACTACTTCTTCCAGACCCACCTGGCCGACTTCTTCGCGGCACGCGGCTGGGACTTCTACGCGCTCGACCTGCGCAAGTACGGTCGCAGCCTGCTGCCGCACCAGACCCCGAACTTCTGCCACGACCTCGGTGACTACTTCCCCGAGCTGGATGCGGCGGCGAAGATCATCCGGGACGACGACGGCCACGACACCCTCCTCGCCATGGGCCACTCCACCGGCGGCCTGATCGTCTCGCTGTGGGCGCACGAGCGCCGTGACGCGGAACTGGTCGACGGGATCGTCCTGAACAGTCCCTTCTTCGACCTGAACGCCCCCTGGGTCGTGCGGCGACCCCTCGCAGCCGCCGTCGCGCGCCTGGGCCGCCGGGCGCCGCAGCGCGTGCTTCCCTTCGGCCTGGGCACCGTGTACGGCGAGAGCATCCACGTCGACCATCGCGGCGAGTGGACGTACGACCTGACCTGGAAGCCCCTCGCCGGGTTCCCGGTGCGGGCCGGCTGGCTCGGTGCCATCCGCGCCGGCCAGCGCCGGTTGCGCGCCGGGCTGGACATCCCGGTGCCGGTGCTGCTGGCCTGCTCGACCCGGTCGTACCGGGGTACAAAGTGGCACGAATCGGTCGCGCTCGCCGACGCGGTGCTGAACGTGGAGGACATGGTCCGCTGGGCGCCCCGCCTCGGCCGGCACGTCACCGTCGCCCGCTTCGACGGCGGCATGCACGATCTCACCCTCTCCGGCCCCGCCGTACGCGAGAAGGTCCTGGCGGAGGTGGGCCGGTGGGCCGAGGCGTTCCTCTGCGCCGGGCCCACGACCACCGACGCGGTCCCGCCGGCACCCCGGCGACCGGAGACGGCCGGGGCCGACCGGGCGGGCGCGACCTCACACCGCGACTGACCGCGACGCGCCACCGCAGCCCGGTCAGGAGCCTCGACGCTGGTCACCCATCACGGTGACCAGGGGTGTGCGGTGAGCGCGGCGCGGACCCGGTCGAAGGTGGCCAGCGGATGCCCGCCGCCGACCGCCGGCAGCACCAGGCCCAGGCAGGCCAACGCCGGACCACCCTCGGCGGCCTCGACACCGAACACGGGCGCACCGACATAGCCGGTGGGCAACACGGTCGTGACCCGCACGACGGCACCGTCGCGG
Protein-coding regions in this window:
- a CDS encoding DUF397 domain-containing protein: MELSGAKWRKSSRSSGNGGDCVEVADNLPGVVAVRDSKDQAGPALAFEPTAWRAFVAQVAGRA
- the ssb gene encoding single-stranded DNA-binding protein; amino-acid sequence: MFDTYVTIVGNVLTAPEWRRTTQSNTLVANFKVASTARRLDRDTGRWVDGNSLRVRVNCWRRLAEGVASSVMVGDPVVVCGRLYTRDWTDDAGNHRTIYELEAVAVGHDLSRGRARFLRNRPSTATSAVSDAEAEQRVHGEMTEAVPDDEAPSRPDDRPVDDDVEMLGAAGADVPFRGGDSSTVGFDASADGSDLSADPFDGPGEGLDAGPDELTPLTDIDDDAPGAPPQEPAETGPATGRGRRGRGRVAQPA
- a CDS encoding HPF/RaiA family ribosome-associated protein, translating into MSAVTNPATVAECLRMGAGFSQGDRNWIVEQFAPLDARLATFHADATELELSVKNREAKGQKVTLECWVAGRQKIVATSTEEDLNAALHDARDDLRRRLNDAKTRQEPRNNKHLRDNSPPTPAASTNLDELSGAGATTEER
- a CDS encoding alpha/beta hydrolase, with protein sequence MEPDVLGEPYERHTIDLGTDDEGPVVATLVRRRADRPTGRAVLYVHGFVDYFFQTHLADFFAARGWDFYALDLRKYGRSLLPHQTPNFCHDLGDYFPELDAAAKIIRDDDGHDTLLAMGHSTGGLIVSLWAHERRDAELVDGIVLNSPFFDLNAPWVVRRPLAAAVARLGRRAPQRVLPFGLGTVYGESIHVDHRGEWTYDLTWKPLAGFPVRAGWLGAIRAGQRRLRAGLDIPVPVLLACSTRSYRGTKWHESVALADAVLNVEDMVRWAPRLGRHVTVARFDGGMHDLTLSGPAVREKVLAEVGRWAEAFLCAGPTTTDAVPPAPRRPETAGADRAGATSHRD
- a CDS encoding helix-turn-helix domain-containing protein — protein: MNDALRAALSQTGYTVEALASQVGVDPKTVGRWLTEDRIPHPSHRAAAADALGRPVADIWPDTSRRRELAWFRPWQEIEREAVSLRSYQGVVLPGLLQTEAYARALLTAAGRHAPGDIERLVANRLARQAVLDRENPPQFTAVVDEAALRRPVGGRETMRTQLLALVAVCDAPHVRLHVVPSVVGAYAGLNGPFVIATSADHRLAGYLDTQLHGQVVSDTADIAAILAAWENVRGEALSHWQSVDLIKEVAESWS